A portion of the Simkania negevensis Z genome contains these proteins:
- a CDS encoding ATP-dependent Clp protease ATP-binding subunit — protein sequence MAPQFTESVAQVLNQAVSDAEKRRHTEVTEHHVLYAFFQDRAGYFQTLTTALGLDPHPLLLALENKLASLPTFSGQADQASLSRGLQSQINHAHVLSQKWKDSYISSDHFFYIFWETASDPFKSWREASKLSLKQVEKKIQEIRGGRHMDSPSGEASLQALEKFCKNLTDLAKQGKLDPVIGRDEEIRRTIQVLSRRTKNNPLLIGEPGVGKTAIAEGLAHRIIQEDIPDSLKGKQLLVLDLGSLIAGTKFRGEFEERLKGILKEIEQSEGQIILFIDEVHTLVGAGASEGAMDAANLLKPALARGTLHCIGATTLNEYQKYIERDAALERRFQPVLVKEPSLEDAIAILRGLKERYENYHGVRITEGALHAAVFLSHRYISDRQLPDKAIDLIDEAASLIRMQIGSRPLPIDTKERELGTLIVKQEALKREDTPVAKGEAKKLEEQIAKTKEELSILREQWNQEKKLIEELKEKKGELENLRFLEEEAERASDYNRVAEIRYNEKPALEKAIKEKEETLENKPNRLLQEEVDEKLIAQIVAKWTGIPVHKMLEGEADRLLSLESSLEKRVVGQHFAVEAVSEAIRRSRAGLSDPNRPLGAFLFVGPTGVGKTELAKTLAEELFNQEEAITRLDMSEYMEKHSVSKLIGSPPGYVGYDEGGQLTEALRRRPYSVVLFDEIEKAHHDVFNILLQMFDDGRITDSKGRVVNCRHALFIMTSNLGSEQLLDYIKQKGSDLSKEAILQIVDPVIKNHFRPEFINRLDEILPFLPLQEKDMEKIVLIQLDRVKKRLDERDISLDYSPQVLAYLAKEGYDPYFGARPLKRLIQQTVVNELSQAILKGEIKNDDKIELSFDEKNNKIVFEAKKIEQTETLIKPS from the coding sequence ATGGCACCACAGTTCACAGAATCTGTTGCTCAAGTTTTAAACCAAGCAGTCAGTGATGCAGAAAAAAGGCGGCACACGGAGGTCACGGAGCACCATGTCCTCTATGCGTTTTTTCAAGATCGGGCAGGCTACTTTCAAACACTGACAACAGCCCTAGGTCTCGACCCCCATCCCCTTCTCTTAGCTCTCGAAAATAAACTCGCATCGCTTCCTACATTTTCTGGGCAAGCAGACCAGGCAAGTTTAAGTCGTGGTTTGCAAAGCCAAATCAATCACGCCCATGTTCTTTCGCAAAAATGGAAAGACTCTTATATCAGTAGCGATCATTTCTTTTACATTTTTTGGGAAACGGCAAGTGATCCGTTTAAAAGCTGGCGTGAAGCTTCAAAATTGAGCCTGAAACAAGTTGAAAAGAAAATCCAAGAAATCCGCGGAGGTAGGCACATGGATTCTCCTAGTGGTGAAGCAAGTCTTCAAGCTTTGGAAAAGTTTTGCAAAAATCTGACCGATTTAGCAAAGCAAGGAAAACTCGATCCAGTGATTGGCCGAGATGAAGAGATCCGTCGTACGATCCAAGTCTTAAGCCGCCGGACGAAAAATAATCCTCTCCTAATTGGAGAGCCTGGGGTGGGGAAAACGGCTATTGCAGAAGGGCTTGCCCATAGGATCATTCAAGAAGACATCCCCGATTCCCTAAAAGGAAAACAATTGCTTGTGCTTGATTTGGGAAGTTTGATTGCTGGAACCAAATTCCGGGGAGAGTTTGAAGAAAGACTCAAAGGAATTCTCAAAGAAATCGAGCAAAGTGAAGGACAAATCATCCTTTTTATCGATGAAGTTCACACATTAGTGGGGGCAGGAGCCTCGGAAGGAGCGATGGATGCTGCCAATCTCTTGAAACCTGCACTTGCGCGAGGAACCCTTCACTGTATTGGGGCAACTACCCTGAATGAATACCAAAAGTACATTGAAAGAGATGCTGCTCTTGAACGCCGTTTTCAACCTGTCTTAGTCAAAGAGCCCTCCTTAGAGGATGCCATTGCAATTTTACGTGGGCTCAAAGAACGGTATGAAAACTATCACGGCGTCCGCATCACAGAAGGGGCTTTGCACGCAGCCGTTTTTCTCTCCCATCGCTACATCAGTGACCGCCAACTTCCCGACAAGGCCATCGATTTGATCGATGAAGCAGCGAGTTTGATTCGGATGCAAATTGGGAGTCGTCCTCTTCCTATTGACACCAAAGAGCGAGAACTCGGAACTTTGATTGTGAAGCAAGAAGCTCTCAAACGTGAAGACACTCCTGTAGCAAAAGGCGAAGCTAAAAAACTCGAAGAGCAAATTGCCAAAACTAAAGAAGAGCTCAGTATTTTGAGAGAGCAGTGGAATCAAGAAAAAAAACTCATCGAAGAACTCAAAGAGAAAAAAGGAGAACTTGAAAACCTCCGTTTCTTAGAAGAAGAAGCAGAACGGGCTTCTGACTACAACCGCGTCGCAGAAATTAGGTATAATGAAAAGCCTGCACTTGAAAAGGCAATCAAAGAAAAAGAAGAAACCTTAGAAAATAAACCCAACCGCCTCCTTCAAGAAGAAGTCGATGAAAAACTCATCGCCCAAATCGTTGCAAAGTGGACGGGAATCCCCGTGCATAAAATGCTCGAAGGAGAAGCTGACCGCCTTCTTTCTCTCGAATCAAGCTTAGAAAAACGGGTCGTGGGGCAACATTTTGCCGTCGAAGCAGTCAGCGAAGCGATTCGCCGCTCAAGAGCGGGACTCAGTGATCCGAACCGCCCACTTGGAGCCTTTCTTTTTGTGGGTCCCACAGGTGTTGGGAAAACAGAACTTGCCAAAACTCTGGCTGAAGAACTCTTCAACCAAGAAGAAGCAATCACCCGTTTAGACATGTCTGAGTACATGGAAAAACATTCCGTTTCGAAATTGATCGGTTCGCCTCCAGGCTATGTCGGCTACGACGAGGGAGGACAATTGACAGAAGCTCTCCGCCGCCGCCCTTATAGTGTTGTTCTCTTCGACGAAATTGAAAAAGCCCACCACGATGTATTCAACATCTTACTGCAGATGTTTGATGACGGACGGATCACAGACAGCAAGGGACGAGTCGTAAACTGTCGCCATGCCCTCTTCATTATGACATCCAATTTGGGTTCTGAACAATTGCTCGACTATATTAAGCAGAAAGGAAGTGACTTGTCGAAAGAGGCGATTCTCCAAATCGTCGATCCTGTGATCAAAAACCACTTCCGACCAGAGTTCATCAACCGCTTAGACGAGATCCTCCCTTTTCTCCCTCTCCAAGAAAAAGACATGGAAAAAATTGTTTTAATCCAATTGGACCGCGTGAAAAAAAGATTAGACGAGCGCGATATCTCTCTCGACTACTCACCTCAGGTGCTCGCCTATTTAGCAAAAGAAGGATATGACCCCTACTTTGGAGCACGGCCTCTCAAGCGGCTCATTCAGCAAACAGTTGTGAACGAGCTTTCTCAAGCTATTCTAAAAGGAGAGATAAAAAATGACGATAAAATTGAGCTAAGTTTTGACGAAAAAAATAATAAAATCGTTTTTGAAGCCAAAAAAATAGAACAAACAGAAACTTTAATTAAGCCATCATAA
- the rpmB gene encoding 50S ribosomal protein L28 — translation MSKKCQVTGKRPRRGKSYSIRGIAKKKKGIGLNVTGTVKRRFLPNLVKKRFWFAEENRFITLRLSTSAMRNIDKKGLGPIIKQLRAQGEKI, via the coding sequence ATGTCTAAGAAGTGCCAGGTCACAGGAAAACGACCAAGACGCGGGAAAAGCTATTCGATTCGCGGGATTGCGAAAAAGAAAAAGGGAATCGGTTTGAACGTCACAGGAACGGTAAAACGCCGCTTCCTCCCTAACCTCGTGAAAAAACGTTTCTGGTTTGCTGAAGAAAATCGCTTTATCACTCTCCGCCTTTCAACAAGCGCAATGCGTAATATTGATAAGAAAGGGCTGGGACCGATTATTAAGCAACTTCGGGCTCAAGGCGAAAAAATCTAG
- a CDS encoding amino acid permease, with the protein MRKTLKTFQLVMINVIAVDSIRTLPFSAELGFSLVFFYLLAGVFFFIPSGLVAAELGTGWPNTGGIYVWVREAFGKKASLCVIWLNWIYNVVWYPTIMALIAGVFTYFFNPELATNRLYMALMILGLFWGATFVNLFGMRVSSIISTIGAIIGTLVPMVLIIVLGVVWLVKRDPSQIAFTWDALFPDMTQSGNLAFFSSVLFGLLGLEMAATHAAEVRNPKKDYPRSVFISIIIILATIVFSSLAIAIVVPNQKLSLVTGILQAFFIFFQDYHIAWMAPIIAAAVIIGGLSGVSAWIIGPTKGMMVAAEDGSLPLFMRHRNRKGVPSNVLLLQGVIVSILCLAFVLMPTVNSSFWLLSQITAQLALLVYVALFAAGIRLRYKQGHVERSFAIPGGKTIGMWFVGMCGILACLIAFGLGFIPPTQVGITNVFVYELLLIGGIVVASTFPLLFRRGS; encoded by the coding sequence ATGCGAAAAACCTTAAAGACATTTCAACTTGTCATGATCAACGTCATTGCTGTTGATAGCATCCGTACTTTGCCGTTTTCAGCTGAGCTAGGTTTTTCCCTTGTTTTTTTCTATCTCCTTGCTGGGGTTTTCTTTTTTATTCCAAGTGGACTCGTTGCAGCAGAGCTAGGGACAGGATGGCCTAATACAGGGGGAATTTATGTTTGGGTACGAGAAGCGTTTGGAAAGAAAGCGAGCTTGTGTGTGATTTGGCTCAACTGGATCTATAACGTCGTTTGGTATCCGACAATTATGGCCTTGATTGCTGGTGTCTTCACCTACTTTTTCAACCCAGAACTCGCAACAAATCGACTCTACATGGCTCTCATGATTCTAGGGCTTTTTTGGGGCGCTACTTTCGTTAATCTTTTTGGGATGAGAGTCTCCTCAATCATCAGCACGATTGGTGCGATTATTGGAACCCTCGTTCCGATGGTTTTGATCATCGTTTTAGGGGTGGTGTGGTTAGTGAAAAGAGATCCCAGTCAAATTGCCTTCACATGGGATGCACTTTTTCCAGATATGACTCAAAGTGGCAACCTTGCGTTTTTTAGTTCCGTTTTATTTGGCTTACTTGGACTCGAGATGGCAGCAACCCATGCAGCAGAAGTCAGAAACCCCAAAAAAGACTATCCGCGCTCTGTTTTCATTTCGATCATCATCATATTAGCTACTATTGTCTTTTCATCACTTGCGATTGCTATCGTTGTTCCCAATCAAAAACTCAGCCTTGTCACTGGGATACTTCAAGCCTTTTTCATCTTCTTTCAAGATTACCATATTGCTTGGATGGCGCCCATCATTGCCGCAGCAGTCATCATTGGGGGATTGAGCGGGGTTTCAGCCTGGATCATTGGCCCTACCAAAGGAATGATGGTTGCAGCGGAAGATGGCAGCCTCCCTTTATTCATGCGACATCGAAATCGAAAAGGAGTGCCTTCCAATGTTCTCCTTTTGCAAGGTGTAATCGTTTCGATTTTGTGCCTTGCTTTTGTGCTCATGCCAACCGTGAATAGCTCTTTTTGGCTTCTCTCTCAAATCACGGCGCAGTTAGCTCTCCTCGTGTATGTAGCCCTTTTTGCAGCGGGTATTCGACTCCGATACAAGCAAGGGCATGTGGAGCGCTCCTTTGCCATTCCAGGGGGAAAGACGATTGGAATGTGGTTTGTGGGGATGTGCGGAATATTGGCGTGTCTCATCGCCTTTGGCTTAGGATTTATCCCACCAACTCAGGTAGGTATCACGAATGTTTTTGTGTATGAACTTCTCTTGATAGGAGGCATTGTCGTTGCTTCTACTTTCCCGCTCTTGTTTAGACGGGGATCATGA
- the sthA gene encoding Si-specific NAD(P)(+) transhydrogenase: MAAAEELYADLVVIGSGPAGQKAAIQAAKLGKSVIIIEKDKNPGGACLHSGTIPSKSLREAILNLTDFYTKSFYGQKDILRQKISINELNFCLNQVLEQQIGNLERQFDKNKIQLVRGLAHFENHHQVAVLTEKNQLTHLISGERIIIATGSKPRNPNNIPFDKEMVLDSTRLLSIDHLPKDMIVLGGGIIGSEYASFFAALGTQVTVVDKRDQMLPLLDKEIGMHLQTALGKIGLKFVGNKEVDEVVRHKGRVEVKFTDHSSMESEMLLYALGRTANVDHLHIENAGITVDSKGYIPINALFQTIVPNIYAVGDVIGGPCLASTSMEQGRLAARHAFGAETHHFPTFYPIGIYTIPEISSCGYTEEQLKNLGFRYEVGRAYYYEIAKNNIAGNDPGMFKILFHTDTLEILGIHIIGREATEVIHIGQVAMTFNARIDYFIDQVFNYPTYAEGYRIAALNGFNKVKHKR; encoded by the coding sequence ATGGCCGCAGCTGAAGAACTTTATGCAGATTTAGTCGTGATTGGATCAGGTCCTGCTGGCCAAAAGGCAGCTATCCAGGCGGCGAAACTGGGTAAATCAGTCATTATCATCGAAAAAGATAAAAATCCAGGTGGTGCATGTTTGCACTCGGGAACCATTCCCTCAAAGTCTCTTCGCGAAGCGATCCTGAATTTAACCGATTTTTATACAAAAAGTTTCTATGGGCAAAAAGATATCTTAAGGCAAAAAATCTCGATCAATGAACTCAATTTTTGCCTCAATCAAGTGCTCGAACAGCAAATTGGAAATTTAGAAAGGCAGTTTGATAAAAATAAGATTCAACTTGTCCGTGGGCTTGCCCATTTTGAAAATCATCATCAAGTTGCTGTTTTAACCGAGAAAAACCAACTAACCCATTTGATTAGCGGGGAACGGATCATTATTGCAACGGGGTCAAAGCCACGTAACCCCAACAACATTCCATTTGACAAAGAGATGGTGCTTGATTCAACGCGGCTTCTTTCGATTGATCATTTACCAAAAGACATGATTGTCCTTGGGGGAGGAATTATTGGTTCAGAATATGCGAGCTTTTTTGCTGCACTTGGCACTCAAGTGACAGTTGTCGATAAACGAGATCAAATGTTGCCGCTGCTCGATAAAGAAATCGGGATGCATTTGCAAACAGCGCTTGGAAAAATTGGACTTAAGTTTGTAGGGAATAAAGAAGTCGATGAAGTGGTGCGCCATAAAGGGCGCGTAGAAGTAAAGTTTACCGACCATTCTTCAATGGAATCGGAGATGCTCCTTTATGCACTAGGAAGAACGGCAAATGTCGATCACTTGCATATTGAAAATGCAGGGATCACAGTTGATAGTAAGGGGTACATTCCGATCAATGCACTGTTTCAAACGATTGTTCCAAACATTTATGCAGTAGGAGATGTGATAGGAGGCCCTTGTTTAGCTTCAACGAGTATGGAACAAGGACGATTAGCAGCACGTCATGCGTTTGGTGCGGAAACACACCATTTTCCCACTTTTTATCCGATTGGAATTTACACTATTCCTGAAATTTCTTCGTGTGGTTATACTGAAGAGCAGTTAAAAAATTTAGGCTTTCGTTACGAGGTAGGACGGGCATATTATTACGAAATTGCGAAGAATAATATTGCCGGAAATGACCCAGGAATGTTTAAAATTCTGTTTCACACGGACACATTAGAAATCCTCGGGATTCACATCATTGGACGTGAAGCAACGGAGGTCATTCATATTGGACAAGTCGCGATGACTTTTAATGCCAGAATCGATTATTTTATCGATCAAGTGTTCAACTATCCGACCTACGCAGAAGGGTATCGGATAGCAGCATTAAATGGATTTAACAAGGTTAAACACAAGAGGTAA
- a CDS encoding MFS transporter, which produces MNKMRVYKDIINVNFGMLGFEFCWALLMPNSSAILLYLGASTSLLAYLWLLPPFVGLVINPLVGHLSDLTTTRFGRRRPYIFGGIIAVCVFCIAVPYATSLWLGTIFLALLIAVLNFAQNPLRALTADIIPQHHLTTGFSIQMIFFGLGAILGAAMPWMFGDTAIKFTGAYQPSFLTLAFFVGGVLTLLAGLWTCFFVKEKPFVNNQEVKPNFKELFKLIFKMPLLLKQISLVQFLMWVGFFVLFAYYNVSIAQTLFGLPSGVKVMGNPAYAEIVKKATIFNSFCFIFFQISSFGVAFLIPMLTTWIPRKLVATVALVLGGLGLLSIPLKPEINYFTAAITLGIAWGCSTSVHLAMIASNLAKERMGLYNGLFLIANCLSQIATGLIAGPVIKYVFHGQVFQIVAYSGLFFLIAAICNQLIHDLGEGRETCEKP; this is translated from the coding sequence ATGAACAAAATGCGCGTTTACAAAGACATCATCAACGTCAATTTCGGCATGCTTGGGTTTGAGTTTTGCTGGGCCCTTCTCATGCCGAATAGTAGCGCGATTCTCCTCTATCTTGGAGCTTCTACCTCACTACTTGCATATCTATGGCTTCTTCCTCCATTCGTGGGGCTCGTGATCAATCCTCTCGTAGGGCATTTGAGCGATCTTACGACCACCCGTTTTGGGCGGAGACGTCCTTACATTTTTGGAGGAATTATTGCGGTATGTGTCTTTTGTATTGCCGTTCCGTACGCCACCTCACTGTGGCTTGGGACGATCTTTCTAGCACTTCTCATTGCCGTGTTGAATTTCGCTCAAAATCCTTTGCGCGCTTTGACAGCCGACATCATTCCCCAACACCACTTGACAACTGGATTTTCTATACAAATGATCTTCTTTGGATTAGGTGCCATTCTTGGTGCTGCCATGCCGTGGATGTTTGGAGATACTGCGATCAAGTTTACAGGTGCCTATCAACCCTCTTTTTTGACTTTAGCCTTTTTTGTGGGGGGAGTGTTGACCTTGCTTGCAGGACTTTGGACCTGTTTTTTTGTGAAAGAAAAGCCTTTTGTCAATAATCAAGAGGTCAAGCCAAACTTCAAAGAACTTTTCAAACTCATCTTCAAAATGCCTCTCCTTTTGAAGCAGATTTCTCTTGTTCAATTTCTCATGTGGGTGGGCTTTTTCGTTTTGTTTGCCTACTACAATGTCAGCATCGCTCAAACCCTTTTCGGCCTTCCTAGTGGGGTGAAAGTGATGGGTAATCCGGCCTATGCAGAAATTGTCAAAAAAGCCACCATTTTCAACAGTTTCTGTTTCATTTTTTTCCAAATTAGCAGCTTTGGAGTGGCTTTTCTGATTCCCATGCTTACAACATGGATCCCTCGCAAACTTGTGGCGACTGTTGCCCTTGTTTTGGGAGGATTAGGACTCTTATCGATTCCACTGAAACCTGAGATCAATTACTTTACTGCAGCAATCACACTTGGGATTGCCTGGGGATGTTCGACTTCGGTTCATTTAGCCATGATTGCTTCAAATCTCGCAAAAGAGCGGATGGGACTCTATAATGGCCTTTTTCTCATTGCAAATTGTTTGTCCCAAATTGCCACAGGATTAATTGCTGGACCTGTTATCAAGTACGTCTTTCATGGCCAGGTGTTTCAGATCGTAGCCTATAGTGGTCTCTTTTTTTTGATTGCAGCCATTTGCAACCAATTGATTCATGATTTGGGAGAAGGTAGAGAAACATGCGAAAAACCTTAA
- a CDS encoding AAA family ATPase produces MTIATSPLGKVPWIYAGPYDDEVNRDLKWYSSWANHYFSQGGVGNILGVMQIIPMALLLCPFVNIVTYLALSVFYQGKEKDLFKSALNEGNPTAAYIMTERGADAIQKNNSGKTLLDIYADKGEKAKGFSTQDLNIIETLFEKGISADFKHKGFELLLETALTQNRHKLAVFLLQQKVQPKTPWSSYRQKPTVEVLSLPDWAKKSFTIIGNNLCKTATTETLEKFSRKGNPLYQLIRIFGQSMRSCPILLGESEVERKSLMTALAREILQDKVPSNLKQNSIIEIDLSHGDEKTTMKDLKSLLNSYTDLLEKDPQLIFYFHNFEIFEKATTGHPEIKRVLIDLATKGRVVFSMTPALYKRHFAQNHLIQSRFTTVDVSKPTEKEAIPLLHSMKAELEAQHEVTYTSFAIQAAIQMTRYIPNSTIPQTSYEILDAAAILFKEQETKGSIATQEAERKKQDLLFDRDVYRLKNGKASKKRLERIDEELNEIEETLKKLKNQDAIELQAKTFYHELKAEKAYLESLDSSLSAMTKPLLAELDKDLKALEETIKDSNIKFEVDRELVAAVVSTRSGIPLDRVRGADAEKLRKLDEALGEQVIGQSKAVHAIAEALKAARLGLRDESKPRGVFLCAGTSGTGKTEMAKAIARQIFGDERNMTRLDMSEYQAKENKSRLIGAPPGYVGFDKGGQLTEALKENPYQVILIDEVEKASPDVLTAFLQVFSDGRLTDGQGNVVDCSQAVFLMTTNLGSRIIAASHETYSLWNPLNWHYRYKLLTYGRPSEEAIIRQALKNSEHFSPELIGRLKIVTFDPITSNQDLEKIARKVLKKQQEQIWQTQGIELKWSDKVVTELARNSSSIEYGVRPLIDKIEKNVLAHLSDEILYDRIHEGDTVQIDYDETRNALTFTPISA; encoded by the coding sequence ATGACAATTGCTACATCTCCTTTAGGAAAAGTTCCATGGATTTATGCTGGGCCGTATGATGATGAAGTCAACCGAGACCTTAAATGGTATAGCTCCTGGGCAAACCACTATTTCTCCCAAGGGGGTGTTGGAAACATTCTAGGGGTCATGCAAATCATTCCGATGGCGCTTCTCCTCTGTCCTTTTGTGAACATTGTCACCTATCTAGCTCTTTCGGTTTTCTATCAGGGAAAAGAAAAAGATTTGTTTAAATCTGCGCTCAATGAAGGTAACCCAACCGCTGCCTACATCATGACAGAGAGAGGGGCCGACGCAATACAGAAAAATAACAGCGGTAAAACCCTTCTCGACATCTATGCAGACAAAGGTGAGAAAGCAAAAGGATTTTCTACTCAAGACCTCAATATTATTGAAACTCTTTTTGAAAAAGGAATCTCAGCAGACTTTAAACACAAAGGATTTGAACTTCTGCTTGAAACAGCGCTTACACAAAATCGTCACAAACTTGCCGTTTTTCTCCTTCAACAAAAAGTTCAACCTAAGACTCCATGGTCCAGCTACCGCCAAAAGCCGACTGTTGAAGTCCTCTCTCTTCCCGATTGGGCAAAAAAATCGTTTACCATTATTGGGAACAACCTTTGTAAAACAGCAACAACCGAAACTCTAGAAAAATTCTCACGTAAAGGAAATCCTCTTTATCAACTGATACGGATTTTTGGACAGAGCATGCGTAGTTGCCCTATCCTTTTAGGTGAAAGCGAAGTCGAACGCAAGAGCCTCATGACAGCGCTTGCTCGTGAAATTCTTCAGGATAAAGTTCCGAGTAACTTAAAACAAAATAGTATCATTGAGATTGATCTTTCTCATGGGGATGAAAAAACTACCATGAAAGATCTAAAAAGCCTACTCAACTCTTACACTGATCTACTCGAAAAGGATCCACAGCTGATTTTTTATTTTCATAACTTCGAAATATTTGAAAAAGCAACTACGGGTCACCCAGAAATCAAAAGAGTTTTGATAGACCTTGCGACAAAAGGGCGCGTAGTCTTCTCGATGACACCTGCGCTATACAAGCGTCACTTTGCTCAAAATCACTTGATTCAAAGTAGATTTACAACAGTTGATGTTTCAAAACCTACAGAAAAAGAGGCAATCCCTTTATTACACTCAATGAAAGCAGAGCTAGAAGCTCAACACGAAGTGACTTACACTTCCTTTGCCATTCAAGCAGCCATTCAGATGACCCGCTATATTCCTAACTCAACAATCCCACAAACCTCCTACGAAATTCTAGATGCTGCTGCTATCTTGTTTAAAGAACAAGAAACTAAAGGTTCCATTGCCACTCAAGAAGCAGAAAGGAAAAAACAAGACTTATTATTTGATAGAGATGTCTACCGCCTCAAAAATGGCAAAGCCTCAAAAAAACGGTTAGAACGGATCGATGAAGAGCTCAATGAAATTGAAGAGACCTTGAAAAAACTCAAAAATCAAGACGCTATTGAACTCCAAGCTAAAACATTTTATCATGAACTCAAAGCTGAGAAAGCCTATCTCGAATCTCTCGATTCAAGCTTGAGTGCTATGACTAAGCCGCTACTCGCTGAGCTCGACAAAGATCTAAAAGCGCTTGAAGAAACCATAAAAGACTCAAATATCAAGTTCGAAGTCGACCGCGAACTTGTTGCCGCAGTTGTTTCAACGCGCTCGGGTATCCCACTTGACCGTGTCCGAGGAGCTGATGCAGAAAAACTGCGCAAGTTAGACGAAGCTCTTGGTGAGCAAGTGATCGGCCAAAGTAAGGCTGTACACGCAATTGCAGAAGCCCTTAAAGCAGCCCGCCTTGGCCTACGTGACGAATCTAAGCCACGTGGTGTTTTCCTCTGCGCTGGAACTTCAGGGACAGGAAAGACAGAAATGGCCAAAGCCATCGCACGTCAAATCTTTGGCGATGAGCGGAACATGACCCGTCTTGACATGTCAGAGTATCAAGCGAAGGAAAACAAATCGCGACTCATCGGAGCCCCTCCCGGATATGTAGGTTTCGATAAAGGCGGACAACTCACAGAAGCGCTCAAAGAGAACCCTTACCAAGTTATTTTAATTGACGAGGTGGAAAAAGCCTCGCCTGATGTCTTAACAGCCTTTTTACAAGTCTTTAGTGATGGACGCCTCACGGATGGTCAAGGAAACGTGGTTGACTGCTCACAAGCCGTCTTTTTGATGACCACAAACCTCGGATCGCGAATAATTGCCGCAAGCCATGAGACTTATTCCTTATGGAATCCTCTGAACTGGCACTACCGCTACAAATTATTGACATATGGTCGTCCTTCTGAAGAGGCGATCATTCGACAGGCTTTGAAAAATTCCGAGCACTTTTCACCCGAACTGATTGGTCGCTTGAAAATTGTCACTTTCGATCCGATCACAAGTAATCAAGATCTCGAAAAGATTGCACGCAAGGTCTTAAAGAAACAGCAAGAACAAATCTGGCAAACGCAAGGCATCGAACTCAAGTGGTCAGATAAAGTTGTCACCGAACTTGCACGCAATAGTTCCAGTATTGAATACGGTGTAAGACCGCTTATCGATAAAATAGAAAAGAATGTTTTAGCTCATTTATCAGATGAAATTCTTTATGACAGAATCCATGAAGGAGATACGGTCCAAATCGATTACGATGAGACAAGAAATGCTTTAACTTTTACACCAATTAGTGCGTAA
- a CDS encoding phospholipase D-like domain-containing protein gives MRLVVLKALKSAKDSIHVYTYALTDPHVLSILMKKAKEGLDVHVTYHQKNTPKLENLPHLHLHPEKGRGLMHAKWIVIDEKMVFLGTANLTSSSLMMHENLLAGFHAPEFAKALLTPSFYQGTVGKSELTFYLLPDPKAFPHLLKLLDQAKKKIHIAMFTFTHPQIVSKLIELHQRGVEVKVSLDQMGSRGASKMAAETLQAAGVPVQAFQGMPLFHHKWALIDESTLVLGSANWTQAAFKKNKDFILFITNINKKYLKNTVNAIKKDSLNCN, from the coding sequence TTGCGCCTCGTTGTTCTAAAAGCTCTTAAAAGCGCTAAAGACTCAATTCATGTCTACACATATGCTTTGACAGATCCGCATGTGCTTTCAATCTTAATGAAAAAAGCTAAAGAAGGGTTAGATGTTCACGTGACTTATCATCAGAAAAACACTCCTAAACTTGAGAATCTTCCTCATCTTCATCTCCACCCTGAAAAGGGACGTGGACTGATGCATGCGAAGTGGATCGTCATCGATGAAAAAATGGTGTTTTTGGGCACGGCAAATCTCACCTCTTCTTCACTCATGATGCATGAAAATTTGCTTGCTGGTTTTCACGCTCCAGAGTTTGCCAAAGCACTCCTCACTCCTTCTTTCTATCAAGGTACTGTTGGAAAATCGGAGCTGACATTTTACCTTTTACCTGACCCTAAAGCCTTCCCCCATCTTCTAAAGCTATTAGATCAAGCTAAAAAAAAGATTCACATCGCTATGTTTACCTTCACCCACCCTCAGATCGTAAGTAAGCTCATCGAGCTTCATCAGCGGGGAGTTGAGGTAAAGGTCTCTCTCGATCAAATGGGCTCAAGAGGGGCGTCTAAAATGGCTGCTGAGACCCTACAAGCTGCAGGTGTCCCCGTCCAAGCATTCCAAGGTATGCCTCTTTTCCATCATAAGTGGGCGCTTATCGATGAATCAACACTAGTACTCGGATCGGCAAATTGGACCCAGGCAGCATTCAAAAAAAACAAAGATTTTATTTTATTCATAACAAATATAAATAAAAAATATTTAAAAAACACAGTTAATGCAATTAAAAAAGATTCTCTTAATTGTAATTAA